A portion of the Malania oleifera isolate guangnan ecotype guangnan chromosome 3, ASM2987363v1, whole genome shotgun sequence genome contains these proteins:
- the LOC131150704 gene encoding aminopeptidase M1, whose product MEQFKGQSRLPKFAVPKRYDIKLKPDLTACRFSGIVAVDVEIVETTTFLVLNAAELSVSRSSLSFQSRVSSQVFEPLAVQMFVEDEILVAEFAEALPRGMGVLKVGYEGTLNDRMKGFYRSTYELNGEKKNMAVTQFEPVDARRCFPCWDEPAVKATFKITVDVPSELIALSNMPIIEEKLDGQLKTVFFQETPIMSTYLVAVVIGLFDYVEDHTSDGIKVRVYCQVGKANQGKFALQVAVKTLDLYKKYFAVPYALPKLDMIAIPDFAAGAMENYGLVTYRETALLYDEQHSAAANKQRVTNVVAHELAHQWFGNLVTMEWWTHLWLNEGFATWVSYLATDSLFPEWKIWTQFLDESTEGLRLDGLSESHPIEVEINHAAEVDEIFDSISYRKGASVIRMLQSYLGPESFQRALASYIKRYACSNAKTEDLWAVLEEESGEPVNKLMNSWTKQKGYPVVSVKIEDQKLKFEQSQFLSNGSAGDGQWIVPITLSCGSYDARQNFLLQTKSETVDIKELLGCSITETRDGGKTIKTGALCAWIKLNVDQTGFYRVKYDDDLAARLRYVIESMYLSATDRFGILDDSFALCMARQLPLTSLLKLMGAYREELDYTVLSNLISVSNKVARIAADATPDLLDYIKQFFMSLFQYPAEKLGWDPVQGEGHLDAMLRGELLTALIMFGHGATQDEASRRFYAFLEDRNAPLLPPDLRKAAYVAVMRNVSTSNRTGYEALLRVYRETDLSQEKTRILSSLASCRDPDIILEVLNFLLSSEVRSQDAVIGLAVSMEGREIAWTWLKDNWDRIAKMYGSGFLLTRFVGAIVSPFSSQEKANEVEEFFVNRDKTAIARTLKQSIERVNINANWIQSIQKEANLADVVKELVHKKF is encoded by the exons ATGGAGCAGTTCAAAGGGCAGTCGCGTCTACCCAAATTCGCAGTCCCCAAACGCTACGACATCAAGCTGAAACCGGATCTCACCGCTTGCAGATTTTCCGGCATTGTCGCCGTCGACGTCGAAATTGTCGAAACCACCACCTTCCTTGTCCTGAATGCCGCCGAGCTTTCCGTTTCTCGatcttctctctcttttcaatCACGGGTCTCATCTCAG GTGTTCGAGCCTTTGGCGGTGCAGATGTTCGTAGAAGATGAGATTTTGGTGGCGGAGTTTGCTGAGGCTCTTCCGAGAGGGATGGGAGTTTTGAAGGTTGGCTATGAAGGAACCCTAAATGACAGAATGAAGGGATTTTATAGGAG TACCTATGAGCTTAATGGGGAGAAGAAGAACATGGCAGTAACACAGTTTGAACCAGTTGATGCCAGGCGGTGCTTTCCATGCTGGGATGAGCCAGCTGTTAAG GCTACATTCAAGATCACAGTGGACGTGCCATCTGAACTCATAGCTCTTTCAAACATGCCAATAATTGAAGAAAAACTGGATGGTCAACTCAAGACGGTTTTCTTCCAAGAAACACCAATCATGTCTACGTATTTGGTGGCAGTTGTCATCGGTTTGTTTGATTATGTGGAAGATCATACATCTGATG GAATTAAAGTTCGGGTATATTGTCAAGTTGGTAAAGCAAATCAAGGGAAGTTTGCTTTGCAAGTTGCTGTCAAGACACTAGACCTGTACAAAAA ATATTTTGCTGTGCCATATGCACTACCGAAGTTGGATATGATAGCAATCCCTGATTTTGCTGCTGGGGCCATGGAGAATTATGGTTTAGTAACATACCGTGAAACAGCTTTGCTCTATGATGAGCAGCATTCTGCAGCTGCTAATAAGCAGAGG GTTACAAATGTTGTAGCCCATGAATTGGCTCATCAGTGGTTTGGCAATCTTGTAACAATGGAATGGTGGACACATTTATGGCTGAATGAGGGATTTGCAACATGG GTTAGCTATTTGGCAACTGACAGCTTGTTTCCAGAATGGAAAATTTGGACTCAATTTCTTGATGAAAGTACTGAGGGCCTTCGGCTGGATGGGCTTTCAGAATCACATCCCATTGAG GTGGAAATAAACCACGCTGCTGAGGTTGATGAAATATTTGATTCAATAAGTTATAGAAAAGGTGCATCTGTTATCCGGATGCTACAAAGCTATCTTGGTCCTGAAAGTTTTCAG AGGGCCCTTGCTTCATACATAAAAAGATATGCTTGCTCGAATGCAAAGACAGAAGACTTATGGGCTGTCCTTGAGGAGGAATCTGGTGAACCTGTGAACAAGCTAATGAATTCATGGACGAAGCAGAAAGGCTACCCAGTTGTGTCTGTCAAGATCGAGGATCAAAAATTGAAGTTTGAGCAG TCGCAATTCTTATCAAATGGTTCTGCTGGAGATGGACAGTGGATTGTACCAATAACTTTAAGTTGTGGCTCTTATGATGCTCGCCAGAATTTCTTGTTACAAACTAAGTCAGAAACTGTTGATATAAAGGAATTGCTAGGTTGTTCAATTACAGAGACAAGAGATGGAGGGAAAACTATTAAAACTGGTGCACTATGTGCTTGGATTAAACTTAATGTCGACCAAACAGGTTTCTACAGGGTGAAATATGATGACGATCTTGCAGCTAGGCTTAGATATGTGATAGAGAGCATGTACTTGTCTGCAACTGACAGATTTG GAATTTTGGACGATTCATTTGCCCTGTGTATGGCTCGTCAACTGCCTTTGACCTCTTTGCTTAAATTGATGGGTGCTTACAGGGAGGAACTTGATTATACAGTGCTTTCGAACTTGATTAGT GTAAGTAATAAAGTTGCAAGGATTGCAGCAGATGCTACTCCTGATTTATTGGATTATATTAAACAGTTCTTTATGAGCCTTTTCCAATATCCTGCAGA GAAACTTGGTTGGGATCCTGTACAAGGTGAGGGTCACTTAGATGCCATGTTGAGAGGAGAGCTTTTGACTGCCCTCATTATGTTTGGCCATGGTGCAACACAAGATGAAGCAAGTAGGCGTTTTTATGCATTTTTAGAAGACAGAAATGCACCCTTGCTCCCTCCAGATTTGAGAAAG GCAGCATATGTAGCTGTAATGCGGAATGTTAGCACATCAAACAGAACTGGCTATGAGGCTCTTCTGAGGGTTTATAGAGAGACTGATCTGAGCCAGGAAAAAACTCGCATTCTAA GTTCCTTAGCATCTTGTCGGGATCCTGACATTATCCTTGAAGTTCTCAACTTTTTGTTGTCCTCTGAG GTTCGAAGTCAAGATGCAGTTATTGGACTTGCTGTTAGTATGGAAGGACGAGAGATAGCTTGGACATGGCTGAAG